TCTTCAGGAATATTCTTAAGTAAGAAAATACCTGCTTGATGCACTTCGGCTATAAAGGCCGCTTCTTCAGCGTTCTTTGCAGTAACACTAACAGTGAGCACCACTTGATAATGGTCATCATCCAACTTTTCAGCATTGCTTGATAAGTTGATATCGAGCTCAGGATTCCACTCCTTGGTGAATACATCGGCACCAGGGACTTCAAGTGACATATCTTTAACATAAATGCGTTCTAATGCTAGCTGCGGTTGTACTTGTTCTTCAGCCATGATGGCTCCTCTAATAATGAATCAAATAATGATACAGAGTATAAGCTTAATTGGGAGTTAATGATAATACTCTCTACCGACATCTTGCGGTGGCTAATATTATAGCGAAGTGTGGTAAAGCAATATAGTCCTTTAACCGGCTAATAACTGGTCAAGCTTATCTTGCTGATTGAGCTGATTAAGCTCATCAAAACCACCAATGAAAATCTCACCGATGAAAATCTGCGGCACAGTGCGATAGTTATTGGTCTTTTGCATCAACGCACGGCGCTCATCGCTACTAATGTCATACATACTGATTTCTTGGTATTCAACGCCTTTGTTTTCTAGTATTTTTTTAGCGTTGGTGCAGTAGGGGCAGATAGGAGTGGTATAAACTTTTACAGGAACGGTCATAATGAATCCTTGTTAGGTAAATGTGAAGGTTATAAATTAGATATAAATATAAAAAATATGACTATAGCAAGCCGATTTTATTATTAATGCCAATATTAGCAATGCAAATTTTGCTAAGCACATATTAAGTGATGCTAATTATAAAGTGGGGATAGGGATTATGAATTCAAGTGAGTAAGCTGAGGGCTTACCAAACTACCCAAATCATCCCGATTCAGACAACCCTTAGTTATAGGCCTTAGTTGTAGGGTCACGGTGTTGGCTGGATAACATGCAAATAAAAAAGACACCATTTAATATGATGTCTTTTATAATAATTTCTAAAAATCCTATACTGTTATTTGCTTAGCTTAGGTTTCGATTTACCTTTTTTAGCTTGCGCATCTTTTATGCCTACTAAAGGCATGCCAGCCCCTTGCCAACCACCAATGCCGCCTT
This sequence is a window from Psychrobacter jeotgali. Protein-coding genes within it:
- the secB gene encoding protein-export chaperone SecB; this translates as MAEEQVQPQLALERIYVKDMSLEVPGADVFTKEWNPELDINLSSNAEKLDDDHYQVVLTVSVTAKNAEEAAFIAEVHQAGIFLLKNIPEDQIGQILGAYCPNVLFPYAREVISDIVTRGSFPQLLLAPVNFDQAYAQSQQQAQVDAQGNA
- the grxC gene encoding glutaredoxin 3; this encodes MTVPVKVYTTPICPYCTNAKKILENKGVEYQEISMYDISSDERRALMQKTNNYRTVPQIFIGEIFIGGFDELNQLNQQDKLDQLLAG